In one Pseudomonas hydrolytica genomic region, the following are encoded:
- a CDS encoding zinc-binding alcohol dehydrogenase family protein: protein MKAVAYYQSLPADHPEALQDVQLDAPSPGPHDLLVEVRAISVNPVDTKIRRNVAPEHGAAKVLGWDAAGVVKAVGSEVSLFQPGDRVFYAGAIDRAGANSELHLVDERIVGRMPASLSFAEAAALPLTAITAWELLFERLQIAEGSTDQGQSLLIVGAAGGVGSILTQLARRLTGLTVIGTASRPETQAWVRELGAHHVIDHGKPLSEELARIGIGQVSHVASLTQTDQHYAQLIECLQPQGRLALIDDPLQPLDVMQLKRKSLSLHWELMFTRSLYQTEDMIEQHRLLQRVAELVDSGVLKTTLGEHFGRIDAANLRRAHALLESGKAKGKIVLEGF, encoded by the coding sequence ATGAAAGCCGTTGCCTACTATCAATCCCTGCCTGCCGATCACCCCGAAGCCCTGCAGGACGTACAATTGGATGCACCGTCCCCCGGCCCGCACGACCTGCTGGTGGAGGTGCGCGCCATTTCGGTCAACCCGGTCGATACCAAGATCCGTCGCAACGTCGCGCCGGAACACGGCGCAGCCAAGGTACTCGGTTGGGACGCCGCCGGCGTGGTCAAGGCGGTGGGCAGCGAGGTCAGCCTGTTCCAGCCCGGCGACCGGGTGTTCTATGCCGGCGCCATCGACCGCGCCGGTGCCAACAGTGAGTTGCATCTGGTGGATGAGCGCATCGTCGGGCGCATGCCCGCCAGCCTGTCCTTCGCCGAGGCGGCAGCCCTGCCGCTGACCGCCATCACCGCCTGGGAGCTGTTGTTCGAGCGCCTGCAGATCGCCGAAGGCTCGACCGATCAGGGCCAGAGCCTGCTGATCGTCGGCGCGGCCGGCGGCGTTGGTTCGATCCTCACCCAGCTGGCGCGCCGCCTGACCGGCCTGACCGTGATCGGCACCGCCTCGCGCCCGGAAACCCAGGCCTGGGTCCGCGAGCTGGGCGCGCATCACGTGATCGACCACGGCAAGCCGCTGAGCGAGGAACTGGCCCGTATCGGCATCGGCCAGGTCAGCCATGTCGCCAGCCTGACCCAGACCGACCAGCACTATGCCCAGCTGATCGAGTGCCTGCAGCCGCAAGGGCGCCTGGCGCTGATCGACGACCCGCTGCAACCGCTGGACGTCATGCAGCTCAAGCGCAAGAGCCTGTCGCTGCACTGGGAGCTGATGTTCACCCGCTCGCTGTACCAGACCGAGGACATGATCGAGCAGCACCGCCTGCTGCAGCGCGTGGCGGAACTGGTGGACAGCGGCGTGCTCAAGACCACCCTCGGCGAGCATTTCGGCCGCATCGACGCGGCCAACCTGCGCCGCGCCCACGCGCTGCTGGAAAGTGGCAAGGCCAAGGGCAAGATCGTGCTCGAAGGGTTTTGA
- the adeC gene encoding AdeC/AdeK/OprM family multidrug efflux complex outer membrane factor — protein MRQSLLSLAVAAALLSGCSLIPDYQRPDAPVAADWPQGEAYGSAASEGSRAAADLQWREFFRDPALQQLVQVALENNRDLRVAALNVEAYRALYRIQRADLLPSVSADGAGTRQRLPADLSQTGEARTGGQYSATLGVNAWELDFFGRLRSLSEQALQQYLATEQAARSTQISLVASVANAYLQWQADLALLELTQDTLKTFEESYQLTQRSFDVGVADALALSQARSAVDSARVSLAQYQRLVAQDRNALTQLLGSGLPADLPQGLALDAELLEQVPAGLPADLLQRRPDLLQAEYQLKAANANIGAARAAFFPNISLTANAGTASSQLSGLFDSGSGTWLFQPQISLPIFNAGRLRANLDYAELQSDIQVAQYEKAIQVAFQEVADRLAARTTYRRQLDAQRALLDTTETYYDLAERRYRTGVDSYLTLLDAQRQLFSVRQQLIADRLAQLSSEVELYKALGGGWSDTGSNAP, from the coding sequence ATGAGGCAGTCCCTGTTGTCCCTGGCCGTGGCCGCCGCTCTGCTCAGCGGCTGCAGCCTGATTCCCGACTATCAGCGCCCGGACGCCCCGGTGGCCGCCGACTGGCCGCAGGGCGAGGCCTACGGCAGCGCCGCCAGCGAAGGCAGCCGCGCCGCCGCCGACCTGCAATGGCGCGAGTTCTTCCGTGACCCGGCGCTGCAGCAACTGGTGCAGGTGGCACTGGAGAACAACCGTGACCTGCGCGTCGCCGCACTGAACGTCGAGGCCTACCGCGCGCTGTACCGCATCCAGCGCGCCGACCTGCTGCCCTCGGTTTCCGCCGATGGCGCCGGCACCCGCCAGCGCCTGCCGGCCGACCTGAGCCAGACCGGCGAAGCCCGCACCGGCGGCCAGTACAGCGCCACGTTGGGCGTCAACGCCTGGGAGCTGGACTTCTTCGGTCGCCTGCGCAGCCTTAGCGAGCAGGCCCTGCAGCAGTACCTGGCCACCGAACAGGCCGCGCGCAGCACGCAGATCAGCCTGGTGGCCAGCGTCGCCAACGCCTACCTGCAGTGGCAGGCCGACCTGGCGCTGCTCGAGCTGACCCAGGACACCCTGAAGACCTTCGAGGAAAGCTACCAGCTGACCCAGCGCAGCTTCGACGTCGGCGTCGCCGATGCCCTGGCCCTGAGCCAGGCGCGCAGCGCGGTGGATAGCGCGCGAGTGAGCCTGGCGCAGTACCAGCGTCTGGTCGCCCAGGACCGCAACGCCCTGACCCAGCTGCTCGGCAGCGGCCTGCCGGCCGACCTGCCGCAGGGCCTGGCGCTGGATGCCGAACTGCTGGAGCAGGTACCGGCCGGCCTGCCCGCCGACCTGCTGCAGCGTCGCCCCGACCTGCTGCAGGCCGAGTACCAGCTCAAGGCGGCCAACGCCAATATCGGCGCGGCGCGTGCGGCGTTCTTTCCCAACATCAGCCTGACCGCCAATGCCGGCACCGCCAGCAGCCAGCTGTCCGGCCTGTTCGACAGCGGCTCGGGCACCTGGCTGTTCCAGCCGCAGATCAGCCTGCCGATCTTCAACGCCGGCCGCCTGCGCGCCAACCTCGACTATGCCGAGCTGCAGAGCGATATCCAGGTCGCGCAGTACGAGAAAGCCATTCAGGTGGCCTTCCAGGAGGTCGCCGACCGCCTCGCCGCGCGCACCACCTACCGCCGCCAGCTGGATGCCCAGCGCGCATTGCTGGACACCACCGAGACCTACTACGACCTGGCCGAGCGCCGCTACCGCACCGGCGTGGACAGCTACCTGACCCTGCTCGACGCCCAGCGCCAGCTGTTCAGCGTACGCCAGCAACTGATCGCCGACCGCCTGGCCCAGCTCAGCAGCGAAGTGGAGCTGTACAAGGCCCTGGGTGGGGGCTGGAGCGATACGGGGAGCAACGCCCCATAA
- a CDS encoding DUF2946 domain-containing protein: protein MKLARKDRSLTAWLLYFSILFGAFACAISHGQMAGLQLSGLSSQYCSFEGNFGAGADLDGSGVVAPNPATGSGCALGSLFSAIILAAFFGLLGLLAAARRPAATWLFVPHPLRYLWPSANPRASPALI from the coding sequence ATGAAACTGGCCCGCAAAGACCGCTCGCTGACCGCCTGGTTGCTGTACTTCAGCATCCTGTTCGGTGCGTTCGCCTGCGCCATCAGCCATGGTCAGATGGCCGGCCTGCAGCTCAGCGGGCTGAGCAGCCAGTACTGCTCGTTCGAGGGCAACTTCGGTGCCGGTGCCGATCTCGACGGCTCCGGCGTGGTGGCGCCCAATCCGGCCACCGGCAGCGGCTGCGCCCTGGGCAGCCTGTTCAGCGCCATCATCCTGGCCGCCTTCTTCGGCTTGCTGGGCTTGCTGGCAGCCGCTCGCAGGCCTGCTGCGACCTGGCTGTTCGTCCCGCATCCGCTTCGCTATCTCTGGCCCTCGGCCAATCCCCGTGCTTCTCCCGCACTGATCTGA
- the tesB gene encoding acyl-CoA thioesterase II, with protein MTQVLDDLVALLSLEQIEENLFRGRSQDLGFRQLFGGQVLGQCISAVSQTVEEARHVHSMHGYFLRPGDASLPVVYQVERTRDGGSFSTRRVVAVQKGKPIFFCSASFQYDEEGFHHQSEMPDVPGPENLKSETELARMVAPMIPERMRERAISDKPIEIRPVTLINPFAPQPCEPVKYVWFRAAGELPDDPQLHKYLLAYASDFNLLTTSMQPHGVSVFQKFMQVASLDHSLWFHRNLRMDDWLLYAMDSPWAGNARGFSRASIYNRQGELVASAAQEGLTRVREDWK; from the coding sequence ATGACTCAGGTTCTCGATGATCTGGTGGCGCTGCTCAGCCTGGAGCAGATCGAGGAAAACCTGTTCCGTGGCCGCAGCCAGGATCTCGGTTTTCGCCAGCTGTTCGGCGGCCAGGTGCTTGGCCAGTGCATCTCCGCCGTCAGCCAGACGGTCGAGGAGGCGCGCCATGTGCACTCCATGCACGGCTACTTCCTGCGCCCGGGCGATGCCAGCCTGCCGGTGGTCTATCAGGTCGAGCGCACCCGCGATGGCGGCAGCTTCAGCACCCGCCGCGTGGTGGCGGTGCAGAAGGGCAAGCCGATCTTCTTCTGCAGTGCCTCGTTCCAGTACGACGAGGAAGGCTTCCACCACCAGAGCGAGATGCCGGATGTGCCCGGCCCCGAGAACCTGAAATCGGAAACCGAGCTGGCGCGCATGGTGGCGCCGATGATTCCCGAGCGCATGCGCGAGCGTGCGATCAGCGACAAGCCCATCGAGATCCGCCCGGTCACCCTGATCAACCCTTTCGCGCCGCAGCCTTGCGAGCCGGTCAAGTACGTGTGGTTCCGCGCCGCCGGCGAGCTGCCGGACGACCCGCAGTTGCACAAGTACCTGCTGGCCTACGCCAGCGACTTCAACCTGCTGACCACCTCGATGCAGCCGCACGGCGTGTCGGTGTTCCAGAAGTTCATGCAGGTGGCCAGCCTCGACCACTCGCTGTGGTTCCACCGCAACCTGCGCATGGACGACTGGCTGCTGTACGCCATGGACAGCCCCTGGGCCGGCAATGCCCGCGGTTTCTCCCGTGCCAGCATCTACAACCGCCAGGGCGAACTGGTGGCCTCCGCCGCCCAGGAGGGCCTGACCCGCGTGCGTGAGGACTGGAAGTGA
- a CDS encoding LysR family transcriptional regulator: MLRFDDLQLFVRTAESGSLSAAARLLDVSPAVASAALKRLEQQLQVRLLARSTRSLRLTPEGELYLVHARLALQSLEEGRQQLIGSQQGICGVLQLSAPSDLGRNTLLPWLDAFQAEHPQLQLRLLLADRVADLFREPVDIALRYGAPEDSSLVALPVAPDNRRVLCAAPAYLARHGAPRTVEELGGHNCLLYMLHGRVHDRWRFQSGKRETLLTVAGNRVSDDADVTRRWAVAGQGVVYKSFLDVADDVREGRLQVLLPDWQGEPTPLYLVCAHRAQLSKAVHLLREFLQRRCQRLLEAAPWR, encoded by the coding sequence ATGCTGCGTTTCGACGACCTGCAACTCTTCGTGCGTACCGCCGAATCCGGCAGCCTGTCCGCCGCGGCGCGGCTGCTGGATGTCTCGCCGGCCGTGGCCAGCGCCGCACTCAAGCGTCTCGAGCAGCAGTTGCAGGTGCGCCTGCTGGCGCGCTCGACGCGCAGCCTGCGCCTGACGCCCGAGGGCGAGCTGTATCTGGTGCATGCGCGGCTGGCGTTGCAGAGCCTGGAGGAAGGGCGCCAGCAACTGATCGGCAGCCAGCAGGGCATTTGCGGTGTGCTGCAGCTGTCGGCGCCTTCGGATCTGGGGCGCAACACGCTGCTGCCCTGGCTCGACGCATTCCAGGCCGAGCATCCGCAACTGCAGCTGCGCCTGCTGCTGGCCGACCGGGTGGCCGATCTGTTCCGCGAGCCGGTGGATATCGCCCTGCGCTACGGCGCACCGGAAGACTCCAGCCTGGTGGCACTGCCGGTGGCGCCGGACAATCGCCGCGTGCTCTGCGCTGCACCAGCCTACCTGGCGCGTCATGGCGCACCGCGAACGGTGGAGGAGCTGGGCGGACACAACTGCCTGCTGTACATGCTGCACGGGCGCGTGCATGACCGCTGGCGCTTCCAGAGCGGCAAGCGCGAGACTCTGCTGACGGTGGCCGGCAATCGCGTCAGCGACGATGCCGATGTCACCCGGCGCTGGGCCGTGGCCGGGCAGGGCGTGGTGTACAAGTCCTTTCTGGACGTGGCCGACGATGTGCGCGAAGGCCGCCTGCAGGTGCTGCTGCCGGACTGGCAGGGCGAGCCAACACCGCTGTATCTGGTCTGCGCCCATCGCGCCCAGCTGAGCAAGGCGGTGCATCTGCTGCGCGAGTTCCTGCAGCGGCGTTGCCAGCGTCTGCTGGAGGCCGCGCCGTGGCGTTAG
- a CDS encoding HAD family hydrolase: MRTLREARHWVFDMDGTLTLAVHDFPAIKRALGIPEEDDILHHLAALPAEEAAAKHAWLLEHERELAVASRPAPGAIDLVRALCERGCQLGILTRNAHALALLTLQAIGLDDCFARADILGRDEAPPKPHPGGLLHLAERWAVKPQELVMVGDYRFDLECAQAAGARSVLVNLPDNPWPELTELHAQDCAQLLAALG, from the coding sequence GTGAGAACACTGCGCGAGGCGCGCCACTGGGTGTTCGACATGGACGGCACCCTGACTCTGGCGGTGCATGATTTCCCCGCAATCAAGCGGGCGCTGGGCATTCCTGAAGAAGACGACATCCTCCATCACCTGGCGGCGCTGCCGGCGGAGGAGGCCGCGGCCAAGCATGCCTGGCTGCTGGAGCACGAGCGCGAACTGGCGGTGGCCTCACGCCCGGCGCCGGGCGCCATCGACCTGGTGCGCGCCCTGTGCGAGCGCGGTTGTCAGCTCGGCATCCTCACCCGCAATGCCCATGCCCTGGCCCTGCTGACCCTGCAGGCCATCGGCCTGGATGACTGCTTCGCCAGGGCGGACATCCTTGGCCGCGACGAGGCGCCGCCCAAGCCGCATCCGGGCGGGCTGCTGCATCTGGCCGAGCGCTGGGCGGTCAAGCCGCAGGAGCTGGTGATGGTCGGCGACTACCGCTTCGACCTGGAATGCGCCCAGGCTGCGGGCGCGCGCAGCGTGCTGGTCAACCTGCCGGACAACCCCTGGCCGGAGCTGACCGAGCTGCATGCGCAGGATTGCGCGCAGCTGCTGGCTGCGTTGGGCTGA
- a CDS encoding efflux RND transporter periplasmic adaptor subunit — protein sequence MHTKPAVAALVSAIAVALLSLGGCKEASAPQAQQAPEVGVVTLQAQPFALTTEVPGRTSAYRIAEVRPQVNGIIQKRLFTEGSEVKAGQQLYQIDPATYEAAFKSAQATQLSAKSLADRYKLLVADKAVSQQAYDEARAAGLQADAALEQARIDLRYTKVMAPISGRIGRSAVTEGALVSNGQANAMATIQQLDPIYVDVTQSSKDLLRLRRDLADGRLQKASDSAAKVALKLEDGSRYAHEGTLEFSEVAVDESTGSVTLRAVFPNPDHLLLPGMFVHAELLSGVKENAILAPQQGVTRNQRGEPTAMVVGADNKVELRVLKADRTAGNTWLVEDGLQEGDRLITEGLQFVQPGTEVKAVPARNVKAGEVAQDAAKNNGKG from the coding sequence ATGCATACGAAGCCAGCCGTAGCCGCCTTGGTTTCCGCCATCGCCGTGGCTCTGCTCAGCCTTGGCGGCTGCAAGGAAGCCAGCGCCCCACAGGCCCAGCAAGCCCCCGAAGTCGGAGTGGTGACGCTACAGGCGCAGCCCTTTGCCCTCACCACCGAGGTGCCCGGCCGTACCAGCGCCTACCGCATCGCCGAGGTGCGCCCGCAGGTCAATGGCATCATCCAGAAGCGCCTGTTCACCGAAGGCAGCGAAGTCAAGGCCGGTCAGCAGCTGTACCAGATCGACCCGGCCACCTACGAAGCCGCGTTCAAGAGCGCCCAGGCCACGCAGCTGTCGGCCAAATCCCTGGCCGACCGCTACAAGCTGCTGGTGGCCGACAAGGCGGTCAGCCAACAGGCTTACGACGAGGCGCGGGCCGCCGGCCTGCAGGCCGACGCCGCGCTGGAGCAGGCGCGCATCGACCTGCGCTACACCAAGGTGATGGCGCCCATCAGCGGTCGCATCGGCCGCTCCGCGGTGACCGAAGGCGCGCTGGTCAGCAACGGTCAAGCCAACGCCATGGCCACCATCCAGCAGCTCGACCCGATCTACGTCGACGTCACCCAGTCGAGCAAGGATCTGCTGCGCCTGCGCCGCGATCTGGCCGATGGGCGCCTGCAGAAGGCCAGCGATAGCGCCGCCAAGGTCGCGCTGAAGCTGGAGGACGGCAGCCGTTACGCCCATGAAGGCACCCTGGAATTCTCCGAGGTGGCGGTGGACGAAAGCACCGGTTCGGTGACCCTGCGCGCCGTGTTCCCCAACCCCGACCACCTGCTGCTGCCGGGCATGTTCGTACATGCCGAGCTGCTCTCCGGGGTCAAGGAGAACGCCATCCTCGCCCCGCAGCAGGGCGTGACCCGCAACCAGCGCGGCGAACCGACGGCGATGGTGGTGGGCGCCGACAACAAGGTCGAACTGCGCGTACTCAAGGCCGACCGCACCGCCGGCAACACCTGGCTGGTGGAGGATGGCCTGCAGGAAGGTGATCGCCTGATCACCGAAGGCCTGCAGTTCGTCCAGCCCGGCACCGAGGTCAAGGCCGTGCCGGCGCGCAACGTGAAAGCCGGCGAGGTGGCGCAGGACGCCGCCAAGAACAACGGCAAGGGATAA
- a CDS encoding efflux RND transporter permease subunit, which yields MSRFFIDRPIFAWVIALVIMLAGGLSILKLPINQYPSIAPPAVAIQVSYPGASAQTVQDTVVQVIEQQLNGLDGLRYVSSSSNSDGSMEIIVTFEQGVNPDIAQVQVQNKLQLATPLLPQEVQQQGIRVTKSVRNFLMVIGVVSKDGSMTREDLSDYIVSNLQDPISRTKGVGDFQVFGAQYAMRIWLDPAKLNAFQLTPVDVRSAIQAQNVQISSGQFGGLPAAPGNQLNATIIGKTRLQSPEEFRKILLKVQADGSQVRLDDVAKVELGGENYAINAQFNGLPASGLAIRLATGANALDTAKAVRETIATLEPFFPAGMEVVFPYDTTPVISASIEGVVHTLFEAIVLVFLVMFLFLQNLRATIIPTMAVPVVLLGTFGVLAAFGFSINTLTMFAMVLAIGLLVDDAIVVVENVERVMREDGLSPKEATRKSMGQIQGALIGIALVLSAVFLPMAFFGGSTGVIYRQFSITIVSAMALSVLVALIFTPALCATLLKPIDGEHHEAKRGFFGWFNRSFDRTSNAYQRGVAGMLKRKAPYLLLYLVIVAIMAFMFSRIPTAFLPEEDQGVLFAQVQTPSGSSAERTQVVVDEMRQYLLEEEASTVKSVFTVTGFNFAGRGQSSGMAFIMLKPWGERPGEENGVAALAQRAQRHFFSFRDAMVFAFAPPAVMEMGNATGFNFFLQDQAGVGHQVMNEARDKFLQLADQHPVLDSVRANGLRDEAQYQLLIDDERARALGLSLADINSTLSIAWGASYVNDFIDRGRVKKVYLQGTAQSRMSPEDLNKWYVRNDQGRMVPFSAFASGEWTYGAPKLARYNGVSAVEILGAPAPGYSTGDAMAAVEEIASQLPQGVGYSWTGLSYEERLAGSQTTALFVISAIVVFLCLAALYESWSIPFSVMLVVPLGIIGALLFTELRGLSNDVFFKVGLLTTIGLSARNAILIVEFAKAQYEQGMGLAEAAIEACRMRLRPIVMTSLAFILGCLPLAIASGAGAGSKHAIGTGVIGGMLSALVLAIFWIPLFYVVVCSLFEKKRTEPAVENEKEVLQ from the coding sequence ATGTCCAGATTCTTTATCGACAGGCCTATCTTCGCCTGGGTGATCGCCCTGGTGATCATGCTGGCCGGCGGCCTGTCCATCCTCAAGCTGCCGATCAACCAGTACCCGAGCATCGCGCCACCCGCCGTTGCCATCCAGGTCAGCTACCCGGGCGCCTCGGCGCAGACGGTGCAGGACACCGTGGTGCAGGTGATCGAACAGCAGCTCAACGGCCTCGATGGCCTGCGCTATGTCAGCTCGTCGAGCAACTCCGACGGCAGCATGGAAATCATCGTGACCTTCGAGCAGGGGGTTAACCCGGATATCGCCCAGGTCCAGGTGCAAAACAAGCTGCAGCTGGCCACTCCGCTGCTGCCGCAGGAAGTGCAGCAACAGGGCATCCGCGTGACCAAGTCGGTGCGCAACTTCCTCATGGTCATCGGCGTGGTGTCGAAAGACGGCAGCATGACCCGTGAGGACCTGTCGGACTACATCGTCTCCAACCTGCAGGACCCGATCTCGCGGACCAAGGGTGTCGGCGACTTCCAGGTGTTCGGCGCGCAGTACGCCATGCGCATCTGGCTCGACCCGGCCAAGCTCAATGCCTTCCAGCTGACGCCGGTGGACGTGCGCAGCGCCATCCAGGCGCAGAACGTGCAGATCTCCTCCGGCCAGTTCGGGGGCCTGCCGGCCGCGCCGGGCAACCAGCTCAACGCCACCATCATCGGCAAGACCCGCCTGCAGAGCCCGGAAGAGTTCCGCAAGATCCTGCTCAAGGTCCAGGCCGACGGTTCCCAGGTGCGCCTGGACGACGTCGCCAAGGTGGAGCTGGGTGGCGAGAACTACGCCATCAACGCGCAGTTCAACGGCCTGCCCGCCTCCGGCCTGGCGATTCGCCTGGCCACCGGCGCCAACGCCCTGGACACCGCCAAGGCGGTGCGCGAAACCATCGCCACCCTGGAGCCGTTCTTCCCGGCGGGTATGGAAGTGGTCTTCCCCTACGACACCACGCCGGTGATCTCGGCCTCCATCGAAGGGGTGGTGCACACCCTGTTCGAAGCCATCGTGCTGGTGTTCCTGGTGATGTTCCTGTTCCTGCAGAACCTGCGCGCCACCATCATCCCGACCATGGCGGTGCCGGTGGTGCTGCTCGGCACCTTCGGCGTGCTCGCCGCGTTCGGCTTCTCCATCAATACCCTGACCATGTTCGCCATGGTCCTGGCCATCGGCCTGCTGGTGGACGACGCCATCGTGGTGGTGGAGAACGTCGAGCGGGTGATGCGCGAGGACGGCCTGTCGCCCAAGGAAGCGACGCGCAAGTCCATGGGCCAGATCCAGGGCGCGCTGATCGGCATCGCCCTGGTGCTGTCGGCGGTGTTCCTGCCGATGGCCTTCTTCGGCGGCTCCACCGGGGTGATCTACCGGCAGTTCTCCATCACCATCGTCTCGGCCATGGCCCTGTCGGTGCTGGTGGCGCTGATCTTCACCCCGGCGCTGTGCGCCACCCTGCTCAAGCCCATCGACGGCGAGCACCATGAAGCCAAGCGCGGCTTCTTCGGCTGGTTCAACCGCTCCTTCGACCGCACCAGCAATGCCTACCAGCGCGGTGTGGCCGGCATGCTCAAGCGCAAGGCGCCGTACCTGCTGCTGTACCTGGTGATCGTGGCGATCATGGCATTCATGTTCAGCCGCATCCCCACCGCCTTCCTCCCCGAGGAAGACCAGGGCGTGCTGTTCGCCCAGGTGCAGACGCCGTCCGGCTCCAGTGCCGAGCGTACCCAGGTGGTGGTCGACGAGATGCGCCAGTACCTGCTGGAAGAAGAAGCGAGCACGGTCAAGTCGGTGTTCACCGTCACCGGCTTCAACTTCGCCGGCCGCGGCCAGAGCTCCGGCATGGCCTTCATCATGCTCAAGCCCTGGGGCGAACGTCCGGGTGAGGAGAATGGCGTGGCGGCGCTGGCGCAACGTGCGCAGCGACATTTCTTCAGCTTCCGCGATGCCATGGTGTTCGCCTTCGCTCCGCCGGCGGTGATGGAGATGGGTAACGCCACCGGCTTCAACTTCTTCCTGCAGGACCAGGCCGGCGTCGGCCATCAGGTGATGAACGAGGCACGCGACAAGTTCCTGCAGCTGGCCGACCAGCATCCGGTGCTCGACAGCGTGCGCGCCAACGGCCTGCGCGACGAGGCGCAGTACCAGCTGCTGATCGACGACGAGCGCGCCCGCGCCCTCGGCCTGTCGCTGGCGGACATCAACAGCACCCTGTCGATCGCCTGGGGCGCCAGCTACGTCAACGACTTCATCGATCGCGGCCGGGTGAAGAAGGTGTATCTGCAGGGCACGGCGCAATCGCGCATGAGCCCGGAGGACCTGAACAAGTGGTACGTGCGCAACGACCAGGGCCGCATGGTGCCGTTCAGCGCCTTCGCCAGCGGCGAGTGGACCTACGGCGCGCCCAAGCTGGCGCGTTACAACGGCGTCTCGGCGGTGGAGATCCTCGGTGCGCCAGCCCCCGGCTACAGCACCGGTGACGCCATGGCCGCGGTGGAGGAAATCGCCTCGCAGCTGCCGCAGGGCGTCGGCTACTCCTGGACCGGTCTGTCCTACGAGGAGCGCCTGGCAGGCTCGCAGACCACTGCACTGTTCGTGATCTCCGCCATCGTGGTGTTCCTCTGCCTGGCAGCGCTGTACGAGAGCTGGTCGATCCCGTTCTCGGTGATGCTGGTGGTGCCGCTGGGGATCATCGGTGCGCTGCTGTTCACCGAACTGCGCGGGCTGTCCAACGACGTGTTCTTCAAGGTCGGCCTGCTCACCACCATCGGTCTGTCGGCGCGTAACGCGATCCTCATCGTCGAGTTCGCCAAGGCGCAGTACGAGCAGGGCATGGGCCTGGCCGAAGCCGCCATCGAGGCCTGCCGCATGCGTCTGCGCCCCATCGTGATGACCTCGCTGGCGTTCATCCTCGGCTGTCTGCCGCTGGCCATCGCCAGTGGTGCCGGAGCCGGCAGCAAGCACGCCATCGGCACCGGGGTGATCGGCGGCATGCTCAGCGCCCTGGTGCTGGCGATCTTCTGGATTCCGCTGTTCTACGTGGTGGTCTGCTCGCTGTTCGAGAAGAAGAGAACCGAGCCGGCCGTTGAAAACGAGAAGGAGGTACTGCAATGA
- a CDS encoding TetR family transcriptional regulator: MVRRTKEEAQATRAQILDAAEQVFHSQGVSRASLAEVAKAAGVTRGAIYWHFENKIDLFQAMLERLRLPLEELARASESEDEPDPLGCMRELLIKALTRLASEPQTRRTHDILRYKCEYTGELLGLRERMQALSAECDQRIAKALSNAVGKGQLPAELDCQRAAVCLHAYMEGIEANWLLVPSFDLAAQAPALVDTVLDMLRSPALRRVPIG; this comes from the coding sequence ATGGTCAGACGAACCAAAGAAGAGGCACAGGCGACGCGGGCGCAGATACTCGATGCCGCGGAGCAGGTGTTCCACTCCCAGGGCGTATCCCGGGCGTCACTGGCGGAGGTGGCCAAGGCGGCGGGCGTCACCCGCGGCGCCATCTACTGGCACTTCGAGAACAAGATCGATCTGTTCCAGGCCATGCTCGAGCGTCTGCGTCTGCCGCTGGAGGAACTGGCGCGGGCCAGCGAGAGCGAGGACGAACCTGACCCGCTGGGCTGCATGCGCGAACTGCTGATCAAGGCGCTGACACGCCTGGCGAGCGAGCCGCAGACCCGGCGTACCCATGACATCCTGCGTTACAAATGCGAGTACACCGGCGAGCTGCTCGGCCTGCGCGAGCGCATGCAGGCGCTCAGTGCCGAGTGCGATCAGCGCATCGCCAAGGCGTTGAGCAACGCCGTCGGCAAGGGCCAGCTACCGGCTGAACTGGACTGCCAGCGCGCGGCCGTCTGCCTGCATGCCTACATGGAAGGCATCGAGGCCAACTGGCTGCTGGTACCCAGCTTCGACCTGGCTGCCCAGGCCCCGGCGCTGGTCGATACCGTGCTGGACATGCTGCGCAGCCCCGCGCTGCGTCGGGTGCCGATTGGTTAA